The Carassius gibelio isolate Cgi1373 ecotype wild population from Czech Republic chromosome B5, carGib1.2-hapl.c, whole genome shotgun sequence genome segment tcatatGACGTTTTCACTGGAAAAAGCAATACAGACTCTTATTACATTTTGAAGTTATAAGCGTCTTAATgatgggtttgtttgttttttacaaatgtgcagctttttgcttcacaagttAATTGATGGAATGAAGTGACgtggattacttatggattattgtgatgtttttatcagctgtttagactctcattttgacggcacccattcactgcaaaggatccactggtaagcaagtaatgtaatgccaCAATTCTCCAggatctgttccaatgaagaaacaaactcatcttggctGGCCCGAGGGTGAGCACTTTTTCTACCAGTTTTCATTTCTGAGTGATCTATTACTTTACTGTTAAAACATGCATGCACTGTAATCTTCCttctttgctttctttcttttgtactCATTCATTCACCTGGTCCAAGGCCAAAACTGAGAATGAAGGCAAAAACACAAATCATACTAAGGTAAGGAACCCAAGGACTGGACTCCTGTGAGGGAAAACACCAAACAAACATCAGTAAATCTGCATACATTTAAACAGATTCAATCTGTAGGCCATGTTTCAACATAACCGTATAAGTATGATTCTAGTTTATACACTAGCGACATGATAATAAAATATTGGCACAGTGCAGGGGAAAAAACAGCAGGTATTAGGTCACTAGACCTGAAATGTGAAGGTGATGGTGAAACAGACACAACACACGCTCATGAGAGAGTATCCACCGATAATCAGAGCTCTTCTTCCCAGAGATTCGATCAGAAGACCCTGAAACACACAAATATCAGTTTGAATCATCTGTGAACAGACTCTTCTGCAGAGCTGCCTACAGCTGAACTCAACTTGCTTCATAATTGATTAGCTTTACACGGTTATACAGGACTGAATCTGAACCAACGCTCAACTGACTGAAGCTGGATAATGACACTTTTTGACCTTTCAAAAACTGGGTTTAGGTGTGATTTAGCTAAGTGGAACACTTCTTTATCATCAGCAGGCATTGGCCCTCTAGGACTGAGTGTGTCCACGCCTGATCTACAGTACCAATAGATTCTGAGAAAAATTCCAGGCTTACACATGTCAGTGCGGTGATACACTCACAAGCTCCAGTTCCCACCGTAGCGTACGGAATCTTGGCAGCTGGAATCCCAGCCTGGGTGAACACATAGTCTGCATAGAAATAAATCTAAAGGAAACGACACATAcatatgaagagtttatttgcaaaaacagattactcagattttgttttattttttaaatatcatgttttttattatgtcatcatgtttttattgtgttttattgtgttacttagctgtattttttagttatttttagctAATCAAAATAACGCAACTGAAGGTGgattgagattaattggaatgcacaatgaaaaaaaaaacatgttaaatgttAAGTAGTTATTGTTTTTCGCAAATTAACTGTTAATATATTGGCAATGGTGTACAGTACATGAGATCTGAAATTTGTGTAGAATTTGCACAGTGTCGATAAAACTTAACACAAAGACTCGTTTCCATCATTGGACCGAATGGTTCTCTTTGCAAAACTGTAGAACtgcaaaactgtttaaaaaaaaatattaataataataatatatatatatatatatatatatatatatatatatatatatatatatatatatatatatatatattaaatttaaattaaattaaattatatatatatatcatattatttttttcaatagctACTGGCTATATAGCAGGCTAACAAATAACAGTAACAGAGAGAAAGGATGCAGACAACATGAACTGGAACTAATGACGAGTTTGCAGAATTAGTCACTTATTagcaaaaataattgcaaacacaacgttttaaaatgttttcttaggTGCGGTCACGTTAGAGACATTTCAGTGGTTCACCATTGGCTTTACAGTTCTACTGTTGTATCTCACATGACACTCCATGAAAGCTTATAAGCATGTGTGCAAAATCACTTTCATGCCATTATACAGTAGGAGATACATGATTTGCTCATGAAAAGATCAGGATTTAAAGTACAGCAGGCCGATCACATGCCGTTTTGAAGGGAGGGGGTGTTTTGTGGTTTTAATAGAGCACACATCAGCAGTCAAAGTTAATCCAAGACACTGATGTGATGTTGTTTCCTGCTGTCGGGGTGAGATACACACCGCATTAATGCCGTTGAGTTGCTGGGACGTGTGGATCACGGAAAGGGTCAGGAGCTGCCAGCGAAGACTGGTGTCCGTAAAAAGCTCCCAGGGCTTTTTGGGTTTAATACCATCCGCACTGACCCGCTCTCTCTCTATGTCCTCCTTTTCTCCGTGGTACTTATCTGGGCCATGGAACCACATTAGAGCTGAAAGAAAGAGCGTAACATTCCTTTACTGGCGAGATTCTCTTGCCCTCGCTCTTGTTGTTGGTTACGGCTCAACGGTTGGATTTAGCTCCCTACAGGGTGCTCACATTATGACATCCATTCAAGTGTGTTCATTCCAATGAGGTTTTACGCCTCAGTCTTTGAACAATCTGATTTTGTGGTTACAGGTATATGCAGCTGAGATGACAACACCATCTTTCTTTCAGTGGAACCATGAGTTTATATGTGTCTCGTGATCTTATACTTGCCAAAAACTCAAGCAGGAAACAATGAACATTTTCATGGAGGATTGTTGGGTTGTTGATTAATCATTTTAtcttcattgatttatttattaaaatataaaaataaaaaagaattacaTTTCTGAATTATTACACAAGGCATATTGgattattatgctttttttaagaaaatgtgcaGAAATTTCAGATGGACAATTTACATTTCAATCTGCTGTTTTCTGTAGACTGTTATATATTCATCACATagcttttacagtaaaattaaaatagcctaaatgcataaatgtgtatGTTTCCAACTCAGTctaatttgtgtatttattttgtaagattttcttttcaaataaatgtaattttttttactcgacaaggatgcattaaataaatcaagTGACAGGAAAGATATTTATGGTGTTACGAAAGATTGCATCTTATAAATGCTGGTCTTTTGAACTTCATGTTTCACTAAATATTAAACATAGGCATTTTTAACAGAGACCGTAGTAaaatattgcagtttttttttagctttgtatTCACTCTTCTATTCAAGAAATCATGAAAAGAAAAGCAGTTACAGTTTCCACAAGACTTATatgtctttaacattaataagaagaagaattgaGCTGCCAACCCCAAATGTTTCAATGATAGTGTATTTAAACTGACCTCAgccatccaaaataaaataaaatagaatacaaaggACAGCAAAGAGAGAAATAGGATTCAGGGAATTCAAAGTCTAAGTTTTATCATAACCTCTAAAAATGTGTATTATCCAACCACATCCTTCTAGCCTTAcaacaaatcatttttttaaacaattgtgCAACATAGTTATAAAAGCATGCTGTACCCTGTTGGCAGGCGCCATCATCTCCGCGGTCGATGAGCAGGTAGCGAGGGCTCTCGGGGAACCAGGGAAGAGTCAACAGCTGCATTATGGCTGGAATACAGACGGTGGACAAGAGGATGGGCCAGTACTCCTCCTTACCTAACaactcactgacacacacacacaaaaacacacaaaacatgagTCTTAACATCTTTATAAATCTCATCAGACATGCCATAAGAGGAATCTATTTTATTCTACATGCTTTTCATTGTGTTGAGCTTGAATGAGTTGTCCCTCTTCAAATTCTTTATATGGAGAATGACTTCCTTTTTTCTTACTTGAGGCCAATCACTTGTCCTGTTAGGATCCCTCCGGTGATGAAAATGGAAGTTCCCATCGCCATGGCACCACGCAGAGCTCTCGGTGCGATCTCACCAATATACAGCGGCTGCGCACATATTGCGATAcctgttattttaaataagatGTCAGATATGAGATCACAAACATACACTTATAATGTTTTGTTACTTGATTCAGAAGGCTTCTCATTGAGGAAAAGCACATGCAATTTATCATAAAGGCACCAACAAATTGTAtccattacagaaaaaaaataaaataaatgcaataacatGAAActgctttacatttatttgtttttttttcactgcttaccccaaaaattataataattaaaaaaaagtaattatattatataatataatattatattatattatattatattattatttttattttattttttgtgtgcaaatattagaaaaaaaattaataaattaaaaaatcagtatttgtgagcaaattattagtttaaaatatatgtgctttttgtaccttttctttatatatatagacCTTATTTTTATTCCTTGTTATGATTCAAAGGTAGTTAAGCTgatttacttcagtcttcagtcacattatccttcagaaatcattctaatatatcaTATCTAATATGCTAatgtgctgctcaagaaacatttctcattcttCATTATTATTAGAGATGCTGAAGACAGTGCTTttattgtggaaactgtgatgcattttcttcaggattctttgaatagaataGTGAGTAGAAATTTCTAATCTGAAACAGAATAATTAATCcttctaataatataattttgatcACTTTAAAGCATTCTTGTGGAATAAAATGAACTAATTCCTTATGAAATAACTTTGGGATATTTCTGCAATGTTTACTGAAAACTAATACAAAACTGATCAACCATCACTACTTTTCTGGAAATTTGATATACCTGCATTTACTCCCGTCAAGAAGCGGCCAACGATTAAAAGCTCAAAAGAGCTGGAGGGATAACTCAAGCCCATGAAGAAGGCAGCCAACAGAGCAAAGGTGTTGTTGAACAGTAGTGTccctttcctgaaaaaaaaaaggattagaaATTCATTTAAACAGGGCTGTGACATCCCTAAAAACTTCACATTTGATGTGCCTTGTACATTTGCTCACGTCATTCAAATATGTTCTGTACAGTATTTCTGGCTGGAATTCACCTTCCAAATCTAATGGCCAGAGT includes the following:
- the LOC127957326 gene encoding solute carrier family 2, facilitated glucose transporter member 11-like, which codes for MNGQEASQTLRRKVPSKSLLLAVWAAGIGGTFQCGYNISIINAPTKAVQNFINQTWTERYNTEISTQVLTLLWSTIVSIFTLGGLVGTSVGGTLAIRFGRKGTLLFNNTFALLAAFFMGLSYPSSSFELLIVGRFLTGVNAGIAICAQPLYIGEIAPRALRGAMAMGTSIFITGGILTGQVIGLNELLGKEEYWPILLSTVCIPAIMQLLTLPWFPESPRYLLIDRGDDGACQQALMWFHGPDKYHGEKEDIERERVSADGIKPKKPWELFTDTSLRWQLLTLSVIHTSQQLNGINAIYFYADYVFTQAGIPAAKIPYATVGTGACECITALTCGLLIESLGRRALIIGGYSLMSVCCVCFTITFTFQESSPWVPYLSMICVFAFILSFGLGPGGVTNILTTELFTQTDRPAAYMIGGSINWIAFFFIGMIFPFIVSGLKQYCFLVFLVVCCLVATYIFFVVPETKNKTFLEIQSEFHYRKKLIAVSGTEGPLLSTPM